From the genome of Sediminibacter sp. Hel_I_10:
AACATCAATCGTTTGCCTTCCAAGTATTTTTTTGCCAAATATCCAGGCTTAGCTATTAAGGGCCAAAAACTTTTAAAAAATCGCGCATCAAAAGAAAAATAATTGCAGATGGTGTTGTAGAAAAGTACCTGCAAGGTCAGTTCTTCATTTACTTTTTGTCCGCAGTTGGGACAAAATGTAAACTCAGGTAAAAGCTGTGATTCACAGTTTTTACATTGTAAGTTTTCTGATGCCATTGATAATGATTGGTTGTTGGTATAAAAATAGTAAAAGAATTCACTTAAATCACGTAGAGCACTAAATCAAAATAAATACAACTCACCTTAAATACAAAAAAACGACTGCGTTTATAAATAATTCAAGTGTCTAAATATTAATAAGTTGTATTTATTGGCACGTATCTTGTTTTAACAGCAGAAATCGATTGAGTCTTTATGGGGATGTTTTTCTCTTGAAGTCTTTTTCTTAAAACCCTTTTAATTATGAAAAAACAGGTACTTCTATTTACAGTAATGTTAACCGGGTTAGCAGCTGTAGCAGCCGAGGACTTTTTTGTGCAACCTCAAGATTTTAATGATAATTATAATATTGAAAGTCACTTTGCCGAGCCCGTATCATTTGTTGAACGAGGTGTTGAGTTTCTTGTTTTTCCTGACGGCAGTTTAGATTTTAATACACAATTGCAAGTGAGTTCTTCAGAGACTTATTATAAGAGCTCAAGATCAAGAAGAGACATGTTGAATACCACTTACGGAGCACCAGGAACTGTAAACAGAATTCATTATTCTGAACCTCGTTCTAGAGGCGTTCTTATTACCCATGATAATGATGGTAAAGTGAGACGCATAGGTAATATTTTTATCAATTATGATAGGTTAGGTCGCATCAAACGTGCAGGTTCTGTATACATGAATTATCAACGAGGTAATGGTTTGCTAAGACAGGTTGGTGGATTAAAAATTCAATATAACCGATGGGGAGAGATTATACACTTTGCGGGGCAAGTAAATTATAACAATCCCTACGTTAGCAATCATTATAATAGTCAAGGAACAATTGGAAATTATGATGCCAATGATCATGACTATGACGATTATTTCTACTACCGCTCTAATGGTAAAGTCCAAAAACAAAAGAAAATAAAAATAAAGACGTAAATAAAAAGAGCGCTCATTAATTTGAGCATTTAAAACCCATAGATCTCCTCAAAGTCTATGGGTTTTTGCTTTTAATGAATAAATTAGTTCTGTTTTGGATTGAGAACAATAAAAGGAATAATCATTTCTTCTAAAGAAACGCCACCATGTTGGTAAGTATTTCGATAATAACTTACGTAATGATTATAGTTGTTGGGATATGCTAGAAAATAATCGCTTTTTGCGAAAATAAATGAACTACTCATATTAATAGAGGGCAGTTGTATTGTTTTTGGATCTTTGGCCACCAAAACGTCTTTCTCTTCATAAGTAAGACTTCTTCCTGTTTTATAGCGCAAGTTTAAGCTTGTATCTCTGTCTCCAATAACTTTTGAAGGATTCTTAACATTAATTGTACCGTGGTCTGTGGTTAAAATCAATTTAAACCCTAATTGTTGTGCCTGTTGTATCATCTCGAGAAGTGGCGAGTTTTTGAACCAGCTCACTGTCAATGATCGATAGGCTTTATCATTTGAGGCTAATTCCTTCACCACATCCATTTCTGTTTTTGAATGCGAGAGCATGTCTACAAAATTATACACAATAACAGACAAGTCATTATCCTTTAAAGTTTTAAAATTTTCAACCAGTTTTTTTCCTGCTTTGAGATTGGTGATTTTATGGTATTCTGTCTTTAAATTTTGAAGTCCCAAACGCTTAAGCTGCCCCTCTAGGAACTCAGCCTCATGTAAATTTTTACCACCATCATCTGTATCATTTTTCCATAGTTTTGGGTGCAATTTTTCCATATCACTTGGCATTAAGCCCGAAAAAATGGCATTTCTTGCATATTGCGTTGCAGTAGGCAATATGCTATAGAAAGGGGTTTCTGAAACCTTCTTATAATAATTGTTTACAATAGGCTCAAATGCTTTCCATTGGTCATACCGTAAATTATCAATTACCACTAGAAGCGTAGGCTGCTTGTCACTCAACTCTGGGACCACCTTATCCTTAAACAAGGTATGGGATAGCGTTGGAGCATCTTCTTTAGGTTCAAACCAAGACGGATAATTCTTGTCAATAAATTTACCAAATTGAGAGTTTGCCTCTGCTTTTTGAGATTCAAGAATTTCGGTCATACCTACATCCTCAATATCTTCTAGCTGCAATTCCCAATAAATCAATTTTTGGTAGAGCTCACTCCATTCTTCAAAACTATTTACCATAGAAAGATCCATGGCTATTTTTCTAAACTCCTGTTGATAGTTTGATGTGGTTTTCTCAGAGATCAATCGAGAATGATCCAAATTCTTTTTAATGCTTAAAAGAATTTGGTTAGGGTTTACGGGCTTAATTAAATAATCGGCAATCTTATTACCAATGGCCTCTTCCATAATGTACTCTTCTTCACTTTTAGTGATCATAACTACCGGAAGATTAGCTCGCTTTTCCTTGATTTCATTAAGGGTTTCCAATCCAGTCAATCCTGGCATATTTTCATCTAAAAAGACAATATCAAAATTACTATCATCAATAATTTCTAAAGCTTCTGTACCACTTTGACAGGTGGTAACTTTATAC
Proteins encoded in this window:
- a CDS encoding response regulator, whose protein sequence is MNTINILWVDDEIDLLKPHILFLEKKQYKVTTCQSGTEALEIIDDSNFDIVFLDENMPGLTGLETLNEIKEKRANLPVVMITKSEEEYIMEEAIGNKIADYLIKPVNPNQILLSIKKNLDHSRLISEKTTSNYQQEFRKIAMDLSMVNSFEEWSELYQKLIYWELQLEDIEDVGMTEILESQKAEANSQFGKFIDKNYPSWFEPKEDAPTLSHTLFKDKVVPELSDKQPTLLVVIDNLRYDQWKAFEPIVNNYYKKVSETPFYSILPTATQYARNAIFSGLMPSDMEKLHPKLWKNDTDDGGKNLHEAEFLEGQLKRLGLQNLKTEYHKITNLKAGKKLVENFKTLKDNDLSVIVYNFVDMLSHSKTEMDVVKELASNDKAYRSLTVSWFKNSPLLEMIQQAQQLGFKLILTTDHGTINVKNPSKVIGDRDTSLNLRYKTGRSLTYEEKDVLVAKDPKTIQLPSINMSSSFIFAKSDYFLAYPNNYNHYVSYYRNTYQHGGVSLEEMIIPFIVLNPKQN